In the Chroococcidiopsis sp. SAG 2025 genome, one interval contains:
- the sds gene encoding solanesyl diphosphate synthase, whose protein sequence is MTSATSLFSPVEADLRILSENLIELVGTRHPILSAAAEYLFGAGGKRVRPAIVLLMSRATMLDEEITLRHRRLAEITEMIHTASLVHDDVVDEAPMRRGVPTVHSLFDNRIAILAGDFLFAQASWHLANLDNLEVVKLLSEVIMNFATGEIQQGMTRFDTAMTIEAYLDKSYYKTASLIANSSKAAGLLSGGSKEIVDRMYGYGRHLGLAFQVVDDILDFTGSTEVLGKPAGSDLKSGNLTAPALYALAEKPYLEVLVERRFEQEGDLEEALALIKDSQGIQKARELASYHANQAVECIGYLPASESRQALIDMSDYVLNRLY, encoded by the coding sequence ATGACATCAGCGACTTCCCTATTTTCTCCAGTTGAAGCAGACCTGCGTATACTGTCAGAGAACCTAATAGAACTAGTAGGAACTCGTCATCCCATCCTCTCCGCCGCAGCAGAGTACTTGTTTGGAGCTGGAGGAAAACGGGTGCGACCAGCAATTGTTTTGCTGATGTCGCGGGCGACGATGCTAGATGAGGAGATTACTCTCCGTCACCGCCGACTAGCGGAAATTACGGAGATGATCCATACAGCAAGTTTGGTACACGACGATGTAGTGGATGAAGCTCCGATGCGGCGCGGCGTTCCTACCGTCCATAGCTTGTTTGACAACCGAATTGCTATCTTAGCAGGTGACTTTTTATTCGCTCAGGCTTCGTGGCATTTAGCCAATTTAGACAATCTGGAAGTGGTCAAACTCCTTTCAGAAGTGATTATGAACTTCGCCACAGGCGAGATTCAGCAGGGGATGACTCGGTTCGATACCGCAATGACGATTGAGGCTTACTTAGATAAAAGCTATTACAAAACAGCTTCTTTGATTGCCAATAGCTCTAAGGCTGCGGGTTTACTCAGTGGCGGCTCAAAAGAAATTGTCGATCGCATGTATGGCTACGGTCGTCACTTAGGTTTAGCATTCCAAGTCGTGGACGATATTTTGGATTTTACAGGCTCGACAGAGGTTTTGGGCAAACCAGCCGGATCGGATCTCAAAAGCGGTAATTTAACCGCACCTGCCTTGTATGCTTTGGCAGAAAAGCCCTATCTTGAAGTCTTAGTCGAACGACGCTTCGAGCAGGAAGGGGATCTGGAAGAAGCGCTGGCGTTGATTAAAGATAGTCAAGGCATTCAAAAAGCCAGAGAATTAGCTTCTTACCACGCCAATCAAGCAGTAGAGTGCATCGGTTATCTTCCAGCTTCAGAATCTCGACAAGCCTTGATTGATATGAGCGATTATGTGTTGAATCGGCTGTATTAA
- the murI gene encoding glutamate racemase, whose translation MFYSYLSINNPSDFPSREPQQSPIGVFDSGVGGLTVLTQLYRQLPNESILYFGDTARLPYGTRSPAEIVQFTREILCWMQQQQVKMVVMACHTGSALALETVRWEFPFPILGVILPGAKAAVKQGKRIGVIATPATAASNAFPQAIQEIDSTAKVWQVGCPEFVPLIEDNRINEPYTKEVARRYLAPLIQQQIDTLIYGCTHYPHLSPVLRSLLPTSIKLVDPAIHVVKAVACELDLLGLRNNLPPMPTRFCVSGCPHQFIQSSVRWLGYAPVAEKVNLETVLTPSYPLELLD comes from the coding sequence GTGTTTTATTCCTATCTTTCTATCAATAATCCTTCCGATTTTCCCAGTCGAGAACCCCAACAATCGCCAATTGGCGTATTTGATAGTGGTGTGGGTGGTCTGACTGTTTTAACTCAGCTGTATCGGCAGCTACCAAACGAATCTATTTTATATTTTGGCGATACGGCTCGCCTACCCTACGGTACGCGATCGCCAGCCGAGATCGTACAATTTACTCGCGAAATCCTCTGCTGGATGCAACAGCAGCAGGTAAAAATGGTCGTGATGGCTTGTCACACGGGTTCCGCTCTAGCTTTAGAGACGGTGCGGTGGGAATTTCCGTTTCCCATTTTGGGTGTGATTTTACCTGGAGCAAAGGCGGCGGTAAAACAAGGTAAACGCATCGGTGTAATTGCAACCCCAGCAACTGCTGCCAGCAACGCTTTTCCACAGGCAATTCAAGAGATTGATAGTACTGCTAAAGTCTGGCAAGTCGGTTGTCCCGAATTCGTGCCTCTGATCGAAGATAATCGGATCAACGAGCCATACACTAAAGAGGTAGCACGGCGCTATCTGGCTCCCTTAATTCAGCAGCAAATCGATACTCTGATCTACGGCTGTACCCACTATCCTCATTTATCACCCGTGCTGCGATCGCTTTTACCTACTAGCATCAAGCTGGTCGATCCGGCAATTCACGTTGTCAAAGCCGTAGCTTGCGAACTCGATTTACTAGGACTGCGAAATAATTTACCACCGATGCCAACTCGCTTTTGTGTCAGCGGTTGCCCCCACCAGTTTATCCAGTCCTCCGTCCGATGGCTGGGTTATGCTCCTGTGGCGGAAAAAGTCAATTTAGAAACAGTCCTTACTCCCAGTTATCCCCTAGAACTTTTGGACTAG